The stretch of DNA CAGGATATTGTTGATGCAAGAAATAAATTACTCGAAATGAACCATAATGGTCCTTACGCACTCGTTTTGTCACCAGAGCTTTATTCACTGTTGCACCGTGTACATAAAGATACAAATGTATTGGAAATTGAGCATGTCCATGAGCTTGTTACAGATGGCGTATTTCAGTCACCCGTTTTAAAAGGAAAAACAGGCGTACTCATTAACACAGGGAGAAATAATCTCGATATGGCCGTTTCTGAGGATTTTGAAATAGCATATCTTGGAGATGAAGGAATGAATCATCCATTCCGAGTGTATGAAACCGTCGTACTCAGAATCAAACGTCCAGCAGCTATTTGCACTCTTGATAATCCTGAAAAATAGGGAGTATGTATGTTGGATAGCAGATTATTTACTGTTGGCTCGCTCATTCCAAGAAATATTGTATCAGAATCATTAAAGCTGCCGTATTCAAGTTCAAGCATTCATAAAAGTTCCATTACAGACAATACACAAAGTATGATTGTCTTACAAAATGGAAAACCCTATGAAATTCAGCAAGTAAAAGGGCAGTTATTATTAGATGCAGCCCTAAAACAAGGGCAAGAGCTGCAATATAAATGCCGTAAAGGTACATGTGGTTTATGTAAATTGAAAATTGATCACGGATCAGCCTTTTTGCTGCCGCCAAATAATATAGAGCAAAAAAAGTTAAAAAATACATTGGACGATGGGTATCGATTAGCTTGTCAATCTATAATGAGATAAAAAAAAACGAGGTGCTTGACCTCGTTTTTTTTCATTTATTATGCAAATTTTCGTTCACTGAAATGTATAAGATTATCTTCGATTATGAAAGGTAAAGTAATATTTTTCTTTTCAAGCTCTTTCACACTTATATTCCTCACAAGCACTAGCGCTTCTTTTTTAAATGTAGGTGTGATAAAGCCATCGTTGATTTCGCATAATCTTTGTAAGTATTGCAATGTATCAGTAAGCAATAATTGTTTAACATGCTGGTTGTTTAATTGACAAATTAATTTATATTCTAAGCCTTTCATAATGGCAATTTGGTCAACATGAATGCAAATATTCATTCCAGTCTCATCAATAAAACATAAGGAAACGTATTGTCCTTTAGACTTGTCGATATTAGTGAATACTGGATTGTTAAAGGTTTCACCTGATATTAATTGTAAAATGGCTGCTTCTGCAGCTCCACCGATTTTACGTTGATTAGAAATAACCGTATCAATATCTTTCAAGCCATGAAGCATACTCACGATGTTCCCTCCAAGAGTGAATTATATCTGGAAAATAAGTTACTTTTATAGTAAAGGAAAATGATAATCATTGTCAATAAGACTTAAACATTATTAATATGTAATAAATACCAGCGGTTTTGCACGGTTTTTTCATTTGTTTCATTGATTCTGGATACGCATAAAAAAACGTTAACTGCCTCAGAATGAAACAGTTAACGTGATAGATGAATAAGACATAAAGTGAAACTTCCATCAGTGGGGGTTTTTCGAAGCACAGGACGTGCTAGTGCCGACTTTGCCACAGGACGTGGCTTTCTTAGTCGGCTTTCATACCCCACAGAGGTTAGTTGCGGCCCCCAGGAAGTGGGTCACGCAGACGTTGCCACACGATGTGGCGCTTTTAGTCTGTGTTCCTTTTATGAGACTTTATGGGCAGTTGATCACCCACTTAAGTTTCTTTGATTCTCTCGCAAACTTGAAGTGGGGGTCTTACTGCCCGTTAATCTGCGATAAATTTGTAGTTTCAATAGCTTTGCATACACTTTCTATATCAAGAGCTTGGTAGAGAAAGAATTACTTCTGTGCCTGTTCCTAGCTCACTATTAATACTTATTTTCCCCTTCATGCTTTCAATAATTTTAAACACAACCATCATGCCAAGCCCTGTTCCATTACTTGTCATAGTGAAATAAGGCTCTCCTAATCTGCTGATTATTTCACTGCTCATGCCAACCCCATTATCTAAAATATGAATGCTGCATAAATTATTCATTATAACTGCTTTTATCTCAATGCTGCCGCCATTTGGCAAGGCATCTATACTATTCTTAAGAATATTTACTAAAGCTTGAACGAATTTGGAGTGATCTCCAGGTATTGTACAATGACTTATTTCTTTTATTTCTATTTTCACACTGGCCTGATCAGCTAATGGCTTTACTATACTAATTGATTCAGATAAGACTTGTCCGATTGGAAGCATCTCTATTTTATTTGGGTAAGGTCTTGCAAAAGTGAGGTAATCGGATACAATTCGATCGATTTTATCAATTTCCTCCATTGCAATCTGAAAAAAAGATTCTTTTTTTTCATTAGGAAGAGACGGATCATCTTTAAGTAAATGGATCATTCCACGAACAGTCGTCAGAGGATTTTTGATCTCATGATTGACTGCTGCAGCTAAATGTCCGATCAGATCAAGCTTAGCAGAGTGGTATATTTTCATACGGAATAAATAGTTTTTCCTAATAGCTTCAAAAGAGAGACTAACAAAAATAATCCCAAAAAAATTCGTCATTAGGTAACTCGTAAAAAATTTGATATCAACTAATGTATTTTTGGCCATTGAAACAGATATGAGAATAAATATTGAAATAAGAATATTTATAATTGCAGCTACCATCACTTTATTTAATGTCCTTAAGCGAAAATAATAAGGTCTAACTAAAAGTGCTATAGCAAGTAACAGAGGAGTACTGAATAATGAAATAATACCTCCAATTCCACCTTGGAAAAACCTTATTAACATAGTTTCTAAAGAAAGGAGAATGCCTATTAACGGTCCGCCATATATTGTTCCTAACCAAAGTGGAACTCTTCTTAAATCGAATTTGATGCCATCTTCCTCAACGATTGAGAATGACATACATAGAAAAATAGCTAAAGCAGATGTGAATAATATTGCGTAATTTTTAACAAATGGACTATTCGGTTTACTTTCAATCCAGAATTGATGAATAGCCATGGTAATGAGGATGACTAGTAAATTAAAGAGTAAATTACTGCCTTCAAGTAACATCTGCTTTATCCTCCCTTATTCAATTGTATTACTTCTTAAAATGCCTATTTAATGCTGAGGAATCAATAATTCGAATTATTATAAAAATAATATCACACAAAGATTTAATCGCATATCTATCAAAAAAAATTTTTTTTTGCATTTTTTTTAATACATTTTATTAGTATTACAAGCTCCTTAAATGAATAATGACTAGCAAGCTTTGATCTATTTTTGAGACTAGTAAATCCATTCCTAGAGGTGATTTTAGATATTGATAGGTGCTCAGTTTTTTTCTCATAATTGTAGGGTTCGCATGGATCACAAAAGAGGGCATCTACCAAGCTTTTTCTTTGGAACTCGTCCTCATTGAGCACGAAAGAAGACAACAACCAGGCTTCTTCTTCGGGACTTGTCCTCATTGAGCACGAAAGAAGACAACAACCAGGCTTCTTCTTCGGAACTTGTCCTCATTGAGCACGAAAGAAGACAGCAATCATGCTT from Cytobacillus dafuensis encodes:
- a CDS encoding 2Fe-2S iron-sulfur cluster-binding protein; this translates as MLDSRLFTVGSLIPRNIVSESLKLPYSSSSIHKSSITDNTQSMIVLQNGKPYEIQQVKGQLLLDAALKQGQELQYKCRKGTCGLCKLKIDHGSAFLLPPNNIEQKKLKNTLDDGYRLACQSIMR
- a CDS encoding ATP-binding protein — translated: MLLEGSNLLFNLLVILITMAIHQFWIESKPNSPFVKNYAILFTSALAIFLCMSFSIVEEDGIKFDLRRVPLWLGTIYGGPLIGILLSLETMLIRFFQGGIGGIISLFSTPLLLAIALLVRPYYFRLRTLNKVMVAAIINILISIFILISVSMAKNTLVDIKFFTSYLMTNFFGIIFVSLSFEAIRKNYLFRMKIYHSAKLDLIGHLAAAVNHEIKNPLTTVRGMIHLLKDDPSLPNEKKESFFQIAMEEIDKIDRIVSDYLTFARPYPNKIEMLPIGQVLSESISIVKPLADQASVKIEIKEISHCTIPGDHSKFVQALVNILKNSIDALPNGGSIEIKAVIMNNLCSIHILDNGVGMSSEIISRLGEPYFTMTSNGTGLGMMVVFKIIESMKGKISINSELGTGTEVILSLPSS